The genomic DNA CCAAGTGGTGAGCGGCGCCTTCCTGATCACCTGGATTGGATACTCGATGTTCAAGCAGAGCGCGCCGTACGCCCTGGTTGCGCTCGCGATCCTGCCCTTCATGGTCCTGGCAACGGTCTGGATCTCCTCCCAGGCGCGGCGGGCCTTCCGCCGTTCTCGGCGCGAGATGGGTTCAGTGAACGCCGAATTGCAGGAGAGCATCTCCGGCGTGCGCGAGAGCCAGGCCTTTGGCCGCGAGGACGAGAACATCGCAACCTTCCGCCAGGTGAACGCCGCCAACCGCGATGCCAATATCCGGGCCGTGGCCTTCACCTCCGCCCTGGCGCCGGCCCTGGAGGCCTTGGGGTACGTGGCCTTGATGCTGGTCACGGTGGTGGGCGGCATATGGTTGTTGAACGGGAGCGCCTTGCTTGGATCCACCATTTCCCTGGGCTTGATCATTACCTTCATCGCCTACGCCCAGCGCTTCAATCAGCCGGTGCAGCAGATCGCGGTGCTCTGGACCAACATCCAGGGCGCGGTCGCTGGCGGCGAGCGCATCTTCGGCCTGCTCGACGTCGTCCCAGACGTCCAGGACTCCCCCTCCGCCATCGACCTGCCGCCAATTGGCGGCGCGGTAACCTTCGAGGACGTGTGGGCGGAGTACGAAAAGGGCGTCAGCGTCCTGAAGGGCATCGACCTGCAGGCGCACCCCGGCCAGACCATCGCCATCGTTGGACCGACGGGCGCCGGCAAGACAACCATCATTAACCTGATCCCGCGCTTCTACGACGTCACCCGAGGCAGAGTGACCATCGATGGCCACGATGTCCGAGAGGTCACCGCTTCCAGCCTGCGTCGCCAGATTGGCGTTGTCCTGCAAGACAACTTCCTGTTCAGCGATACTATCTTGGAGAACCTGCGCTTTGGCCAGCCCCAGGCAACCGATGACGAAGTCAAGCAGGCTGCCCGTCTTGCCCATGCCGATCCGTTCATCCAACGGCTGCCCGACGGCTATCAGACCGTGCTGGGAGAGCGCGGCGCCGGGTTGAGCCAAGGCCAACGGCAACTGCTGGCCATCGCCCGGGCGGCGCTGGCGGATCCGCGCATCTTGATCCTCGATGAAGCCACT from Anaerolineales bacterium includes the following:
- a CDS encoding ABC transporter ATP-binding protein/permease; this encodes QVVSGAFLITWIGYSMFKQSAPYALVALAILPFMVLATVWISSQARRAFRRSRREMGSVNAELQESISGVRESQAFGREDENIATFRQVNAANRDANIRAVAFTSALAPALEALGYVALMLVTVVGGIWLLNGSALLGSTISLGLIITFIAYAQRFNQPVQQIAVLWTNIQGAVAGGERIFGLLDVVPDVQDSPSAIDLPPIGGAVTFEDVWAEYEKGVSVLKGIDLQAHPGQTIAIVGPTGAGKTTIINLIPRFYDVTRGRVTIDGHDVREVTASSLRRQIGVVLQDNFLFSDTILENLRFGQPQATDDEVKQAARLAHADPFIQRLPDGYQTVLGERGAGLSQGQRQLLAIARAALADPRILILDEATSSVDTRTERLIQSALEELMRGRTSFVVAHRLSTIRNADQVLVLQGGQIVERGNHESLLARQGVYHELYMSQFRRQAETASSGRPGLAAAPA